A genomic window from Salvia hispanica cultivar TCC Black 2014 chromosome 5, UniMelb_Shisp_WGS_1.0, whole genome shotgun sequence includes:
- the LOC125190786 gene encoding probable F-box protein At4g22030 has product MATLILNSSPSSISLKQRDIIKAAINIPRRVSRIQIPGLRTGGAFPEQMEKPMQMQINTAVVKIENSDPTAVAKLYAIMEAVADRVEMHRNVGQQRDNWNSLLLTSINSITLAAAAMAGIAAAAGGGGGCAALKISSTVLYVAATGMLSVMNKIQPSQLAEEQRNGARLFKQLQNQIQTVISVGNPTAADVKDMMERVLALDKAFPLPLLGAMLEKFPAAVEPAVSWPERRRRQARGISAGGYNGWSGKLEEDMREVSRVVRAKDKQDYLRLGEKALKFNKILAVSGPVLTGLAALGSAAAGAGCGWGSAVAVVGGAVASVVNAVEHGGQVGMVFEMYRSNAGFFEMMEESIEWNLKEGEVERRENGEVFEMKVALQLGRSLSQLRDLAAADGGDEFASKLF; this is encoded by the coding sequence ATGGCAACATTAATATTGAACTCATCGCCATCATCGATCTCACTAAAGCAGAGAGACATCATCAAGGCCGCCATCAACATCCCGCGGCGAGTCTCCAGAATCCAGATTCCCGGGCTCCGAACGGGAGGAGCATTCCCAGAGCAAATGGAGAAGCCTATGCAAATGCAAATCAACACCGCCGTCGTCAAAATCGAAAACTCCGATCCAACGGCTGTGGCAAAGCTCTACGCGATCATGGAAGCCGTCGCTGACCGAGTCGAGATGCACAGGAACGTCGGGCAGCAGCGCGACAACTGGAACAGCCTTCTTTTGACGTCGATCAACTCCATCACTCTGGCCGCCGCCGCGATGGCAGggatcgccgccgccgccgggggcggcggcggctgcGCGGCGCTGAAGATCTCGTCGACGGTGTTGTACGTTGCAGCGACTGGTATGCTGTCGGTGATGAATAAGATCCAGCCGTCTCAGCTGGCGGAGGAGCAGAGAAACGGCGCCAGGCTGTTCAAGCAGCTTCAGAATCAGATCCAGACCGTTATTTCAGTTGGAAATCCGACGGCTGCGGATGTTAAGGATATGATGGAGAGAGTGCTGGCTCTGGACAAGGCGTTCCCGCTGCCTCTGCTCGGGGCGATGCTGGAGAAGTTCCCGGCGGCGGTGGAGCCGGCGGTGTCGTGGCCGGAGCGGAGGAGGCGGCAGGCGAGGGGAATTAGCGCGGGCGGGTACAACGGGTGGAGCGGGAAGTTGGAGGAGGATATGAGGGAAGTGAGTCGGGTCGTGAGAGCGAAAGACAAGCAGGACTATCTGAGATTGGGCGAGAAGGCGCTCaagtttaataaaattctTGCGGTTAGCGGGCCCGTGCTGACGGGGCTGGCGGCGTTGGGGAGCGCGGCGGCGGGGGCGGGCTGCGGGTGGGGGtcggcggtggcggtggtgggAGGGGCGGTGGCGAGTGTGGTGAACGCGGTGGAGCACGGGGGGCAGGTGGGGATGGTGTTCGAGATGTACCGGAGTAATGCGGGATTCTTTGAGATGATGGAGGAATCGATAGAGTGGAATTTGAAGGAAGGGGAGGTGGAGAGGAGGGAGAATGGGGAGGTGTTTGAGATGAAGGTGGCGTTGCAGCTGGGGAGGAGCTTGTCGCAGCTTAGGGATCTTGCGGCGGCGGACGGCGGGGATGAGTTTGCAAGCAAGCTTTTCTGA
- the LOC125187326 gene encoding peroxisomal membrane protein PMP22-like yields MGSVAKKGLQHYLLQLQRHPLRTQMITAGVLSAVSDIAAQKLSGIQKLQLKRLLLKVIFGSAYLGPLSHYFHILLDKIFKGKKDPKTVAKKVVLEQLTISPWNNLMFMIYYGLVIEGRPWIHTKSKIRKEFPTVIYASWTFRPVVGWVNHQYVPLQFRVIVQGVFACFWGIFLNLRAKSLAPAKP; encoded by the exons ATGGGATCAGTGGCGAAGAAGGGGTTGCAGCACTACTTGCTGCAGCTCCAGCGACACCCTCTCAGAACCCAG atGATAACGGCGGGAGTGCTGTCGGCGGTGAGTGATATTGCAGCGCAGAAGCTTTCTGGCATTCAGAAGCTTCAGCTGAAGCGACTTCTTCTTAAAGTG ATATTTGGGTCAGCTTATTTAGGCCCTTTAAGCCATTATTTCCACATATTGCtggataaaattttcaaaggGAAGAAGGACCCAAAAACTGTAGCTAAGAAG GTGGTACTGGAGCAACTTACAATTTCACCTTGGAACAACCTGATGTTTATGATTTACTATGGCTTAGTTATCGAGG GGAGACCCTGGATCCatacaaaatctaaaatcagGAAGGAATTTCCAACTGTCATATATGCATCGTGGACA TTCCGGCCTGTGGTTGGATGGGTAAATCATCAGTACGTTCCACTGCAGTTCCGTGTTATTGTCCAAGGCGTCTTTGCTTGTTTCTG GGGAATATTTCTGAATCTAAGAGCCAAATCTCTGGCACCTGCTAAACCTTGA
- the LOC125188990 gene encoding probable F-box protein At4g22030: MAALSSIPSSISCAKNSISKKRIIITNATKPTNFINMSLDMKSDDDKLTAKIPPQNDVVAAIPITLQPCNNDTATAKLYAVWEAVADRVEMHANIGEQRRNWNSLLLNSINMMTLTATAMAGLSAAAAHAPVLPLKVSSAALFAAAAAMTAAVNKLQPSQLAEEQRNATRLFKQLHEEIQTALILTDLVTETDVASAMERVLALDRAYPLPLIGAMLEKFPAELEAAVWWPPLKKSENGGWCEEEMREIVRVLKENDKQEYLKLGNTALKLNKMLAVLGPVFAGLAAVGSAFSDSSSGVGALALAVAVGGGALATVVNSVEHGGQVGMVVEMYRNCAGFFQNMEESIESAIGEEGVEGSEDGELMEMKVSLKLGRSVSQLKDLASSRQHGTDIDEFASKLL, translated from the coding sequence ATGGCTGCACTATCTTCAATCCCTTCATCAATCTCTTGTGCCaaaaattccatatcaaaGAAAAGAATTATCATCACAAATGCAACCAAAcccacaaattttattaacatGTCTTTAGATATGAAGTCAGATGATGATAAATTAACCGCCAAAATTCCCCCCCAAAACGACGTCGTCGCAGCAATTCCGATCACTCTCCAGCCATGCAACAACGATACGGCCACGGCCAAGCTGTACGCAGTGTGGGAGGCCGTGGCCGACAGGGTCGAAATGCACGCGAATATCGGCGAGCAGCGCCGCAACTGGAACTCGCTTCTATTGAACTCCATCAACATGATGACCCTCACAGCCACCGCCATGGCCGgcctctccgccgccgccgcgcaTGCGCCGGTTCTCCCCCTGAAGGTGTCCTCCGCCGCGCTGTTCGCGGCGGCCGCGGCGATGACGGCGGCGGTGAACAAGCTCCAACCCTCGCAGCTCGCGGAAGAGCAGCGCAACGCCACCAGATTGTTCAAGCAACTGCACGAAGAGATCCAAACCGCGCTCATCCTAACCGATCTCGTCACCGAAACCGACGTCGCAAGCGCGATGGAGAGGGTCCTAGCTCTCGACAGAGCGTACCCTCTCCCCCTGATCGGTGCGATGCTGGAGAAGTTCCCGGCCGAGCTAGAGGCGGCCGTGTGGTGGCCGCCGCTGAAAAAGTCCGAAAACGGAGGATGGTGCGAGGAGGAGATGAGGGAGATTGTTAGGGTTTTGAAGGAAAACGATAAACAGGAATATCTCAAGTTAGGCAACACGGCTCTCAAATTGAACAAGATGTTGGCGGTTTTAGGGCCGGTGTTTGCCGGTTTGGCGGCGGTTGGATCGGCTTTTTCGGATTCTTCTTCTGGCGTTGGAGCGTTGGCCTTAGCTGTTGCGGTTGGCGGGGGCGCCTTGGCTACGGTAGTGAATAGTGTGGAGCACGGAGGACAGGTGGGGATGGTGGTGGAGATGTATAGGAATTGTGCTGGATTTTTTCAGAATATGGAGGAATCTATTGAATCCGCCATTGGAGAGGAAGGAGTTGAGGGCAGTGAAGACGGTGAGTTGATGGAAATGAAGGTTTCGTTGAAGTTGGGGAGGAGTGTGTCGCAGCtcaaagatttggcttcatcTCGGCAACATGGAACTGACATCGATGAATTTGCGAGCAAattattatga
- the LOC125188989 gene encoding aminomethyltransferase, mitochondrial, with protein sequence MRGGGLWQLGQSITRRLAQSDKKTVARRCFASEADLKKTVLYDFHVAHGGKMVPFAGWSMPIQYKDSIIDSTLNCRENGSLFDVSHMCGLSLKGKDCISFLEKLVVADVAGLAPGTGTLTVFTNEKGGAIDDSVITKVTNEHIYLVVNAGCRDKDLAHIEEHMKAFTSKGGDVSWHIHDERSLLALQGPLAAPVLQYLTKEDLSKLYFGEFQVLDINGALCYLTRTGYTGEDGFEISVPSENAVDLAKAILEKSEGKVRLTGLGARDSLRLEAGLCLYGNDMEQHTTPVEAGLTWAIGKRRRAEGGFLGAEVILKQIEQGPSIRRVGIFSAGPPARSHCEIQDEKGQNIGEVTSGGFSPCLKKNIAMGYVKSGHHKNGTKLKIVVRGKSYDGSITKMPFVPTKYYKSS encoded by the exons ATGAGGGGAGGGGGATTGTGGCAACTTGGCCAATCAATTACCCGCCGCTTGGCTCAGTCCGATAAGAAAACAGTTGCTCGCCGGTGTTTTGCATCAGAGGCGGACCTTAAGAAGACAGTTCTGTACGATTTCCATGTTGCTCATGGCGGGAAGATGGTCCCTTTTGCAGGCTGGAGCATGCCAATTCAGTACAAAGACTCGATTATAGACTCAACGTTGAACTGCAGGGAAAACGGCAGCCTCTTTGATGTTTCACATATGTGTGGTCTGAGTCTTAAAGGAAAAGACTGCATCTCCTTTCTTGAGAAGCTTGTGGTTGCTGATGTTGCTGGCCTTGCACCCGGAACAGGGACTTTGACTGTCTTTACAAATGAGAAAGGTGGTGCAATCGATGATTCAGTGATCACTAAGGTGACTAATGAGCACATTTACTTGGTTGTGAATGCTGGATGCAGAGACAAGGATCTTGCCCATATCGAGGAACACATGAAAGCATTCACATCAAAGGGTGGTGACGTTTCTTGGCACATCCACGATGAGCGGTCTCTTTTGGCCCTCCAG GGACCCCTTGCTGCCCCAGTTTTGCAGTACTTGACAAAAGAAGATTTGAGTAAATTGTACTTTGGTGAGTTCCAGGTGTTGGATATCAATGGGGCGCTCTGCTACCTCACAAGAACAGG GTACACCGGTGAGGATGGCTTTGAAATATCAGTCCCATCTGAGAATGCAGTCGATCTGGCAAAAGCAATTTTGGAGAAATCCGAAGGCAAAGTGAGGCTAACAGGGTTAGGAGCTAGAGACAGTCTTCGTCTGGAGGCTGGCTTGTGCTTGTATGGAAATGACATGGAGCAACACACAACCCCTGTAGAAGCAGGACTCACATGGGCCATAGGGAAGCGAAGAAGGGCAGAAGGCGGATTCTTGGGCGCAGAAGTGATACTGAAGCAGATCGAACAAGGGCCATCTATCAGGAGAGTCGGGATCTTCTCTGCTGGCCCGCCTGCCAGGAGTCACTGTGAGATTCAAGACGAGAAGGGCCAAAATATAGGCGAGGTCACCAGTGGAGGGTTCAGCCCTTGTCTTAAGAAAAACATAGCCATGGGGTATGTGAAATCCGGACATCACAAGAATGGCACCAAACTAAAGATTGTCGTACGAGGGAAGTCCTACGATGGATCCATCACTAAAATGCCTTTTGTTCCCACCAAGTATTACAAGTCATCTTGA
- the LOC125188991 gene encoding L-ascorbate oxidase homolog, with amino-acid sequence MLANSAVYINGKQRYAVNGVSYTSPDTPLKLADYFNIGGVYSIGSISERPNWGNAYLATSVIQANYRDYVEIVFQNWEKTVQSWHMDGYSFFVVGMDGGQWTEASRSRYNLRDTIARCTTQVYPSSWTAIYVSLDNVGMWNIRSEEWARQYLGQQLYLKVYTSSTSYRDELPIPKNALLCGRAKGHRTRPL; translated from the exons ATGCTTGCCAACTCTGCTGTGTATATCAATGGAAAGCAACGATATGCAGTGAATGGTGTGTCGTATACCTCCCCTGACACCCCTTTGAAGCTGGCGGACTACTTTAACATTGGAGGTGTATATAGCATTGGAAGCATCTCCGAGAGACCTAATTGGGGAAACGCGTATCTTGCTACCTCTGTCATCCAAGCTAACTACCGGGATTACGTAGAGATCGTGTTTCAGAACTGGGAGAAAACTGTGCAGTCATGGCACATGGATGGATATTCATTCTTTGTTGTTGG AATGGACGGAGGCCAGTGGACTGAAGCAAGCAGATCGCGCTACAACTTGAGGGACACCATCGCCCGCTGCACCACTCAA GTGTATCCAAGTTCTTGGACTGCCATTTATGTATCGTTGGACAACGTGGGAATGTGGAACATAAGATCCGAGGAATGGGCGAGGCAGTATCTGGGGCAGCAGCTGTATCTCAAGGTGTACACCTCATCGACATCGTATAGAGATGAGCTTCCGATACCCAAAAACGCTCTGCTGTGTGGGCGAGCGAAGGGGCATCGCACCAGACCTTTGTAG
- the LOC125191352 gene encoding autophagy-related protein 8C-like isoform X1, giving the protein MLFTCLKFAVGEKKSNLAMAKSSFKLEHPLEKRQAESARIREKYPDRIPVIVEKAERSDVPDIDKKKYLVPADLTVGQFVYVVRKRIKLSAEKAIFIFVKDVLPPTASLLSAIYDEYKDEDGFLYMTYSGENTFGCNEGQ; this is encoded by the exons ATGTTGTTTACATGTCTTAAATTTGCagttggagaaaaaaaatcaaatcttgcGATGGCCAAGAGTTCTTTCAAGCTAGAGCATCCTTTGG AGAAAAGACAGGCGGAATCTGCTCGTATCAGAGAGAAATATCCGGATAGAATTCCA GTCATTGTGGAGAAGGCAGAGAGAAGTGATGTACCTGACATTGATAAAAAGAA ATATTTGGTTCCTGCTGATCTGACTGTGGGGCAGTTTGTTTATGTGGTTCGAAAGAGGATCAAACTAAGTGCTGAGAAAGCTATTTTCATCTTTGTCAAGGACGTGCTGCCTCCGACTG CTTCTCTGTTATCAGCAATCTATGATGAATACAAGGACGAGGATGGGTTTCTCTACATGACTTATAGTGGTGAGAACACCTTTGGCTGTAATGAAGGGcagtaa
- the LOC125191352 gene encoding autophagy-related protein 8C-like isoform X2 — translation MAKSSFKLEHPLEKRQAESARIREKYPDRIPVIVEKAERSDVPDIDKKKYLVPADLTVGQFVYVVRKRIKLSAEKAIFIFVKDVLPPTASLLSAIYDEYKDEDGFLYMTYSGENTFGCNEGQ, via the exons ATGGCCAAGAGTTCTTTCAAGCTAGAGCATCCTTTGG AGAAAAGACAGGCGGAATCTGCTCGTATCAGAGAGAAATATCCGGATAGAATTCCA GTCATTGTGGAGAAGGCAGAGAGAAGTGATGTACCTGACATTGATAAAAAGAA ATATTTGGTTCCTGCTGATCTGACTGTGGGGCAGTTTGTTTATGTGGTTCGAAAGAGGATCAAACTAAGTGCTGAGAAAGCTATTTTCATCTTTGTCAAGGACGTGCTGCCTCCGACTG CTTCTCTGTTATCAGCAATCTATGATGAATACAAGGACGAGGATGGGTTTCTCTACATGACTTATAGTGGTGAGAACACCTTTGGCTGTAATGAAGGGcagtaa